In Selenomonas ruminantium subsp. lactilytica TAM6421, the DNA window TATGGGCTGCGTGCTGGGGACAACGGTCAGCGGTCATTTTATTGATGCCTGGGGTACGCAGTATGTTGTGCTGGGCGGTTTGCTGTTCTGTCTGCTGGCGGCCTTGACGGTTTGGGTGCAGTGTTATCGTCAGCGCAGCAATCCGCAGCTGATGGTTCAGACTGAGCAGTAATAGATGATATTTTATATGCTCTATAAGCATAGTGATGTATTTTTTATAAGTATTGGTAATTCAAAAACATAATCGCTATAATGAAATCAAGCTAAATGTTAAAAGATGTAAGTGATGTAAAGGAGAGAAACGAAATGATGAAGAAAATTGGCAAGAACAAAAAGATGGTTTTGGCAGCCTTGGTGGCAGGTGTGATGTCTTTTGGCCTTATGGGGAGTGAAGTGACAATGGCCGCAACTCCGGTTAAAGCATTGGCAGCGGCTTCGCAGATGCAGCGTTCGTCTATCAGCGAACTGAACAATGACACCCGCGTATTCAAGATTGACAAGTCAATCGAAGCCAAGAATGTGAAGTTTGAAAACCGCTTTGGCTTTGAAGTGGCCGGCCATATGTATCTGCCCAAGGATTTTGATGCCAGCAGGAAATATAAGGCGGTCGTGATTACGGGGCCATTTGGTGCGGTGAAAGAGCAGTCCTCCGGACTTTATGCACAGGAATTTGCCAAGCATGGTTATGTGGCCGTAGCCTTTGATCCTTCCACCACAGGTGAGAGCAGTGGCAGCCGCCGCAATATGGGCTCCCCGGAAATCTTCACGGAAGATTATCATGCCGCCGTGGATTTCGTTTCCAACTTGAAATTCGTGAACCCGGATCAGGTGGGGGCCATGGGCATCTGCGGTTTGTCCGGCATGGCCATCACTGCCGCTGGCAGTGACAGCCGCATCAAGGCGGTGGCAACTTCGGCAATGTATGATATGAGTGAAAGCATCAGCGACCATTATAATGGTGCTTACTACACGCCGGAGCAGAGGGAACTCGTGAAACAGCATCTGGCCAAGATGCGTGATGAAGAAGCCAAGACCGGCAAAGCCATCCGCGGAGCCCATGAGCTGGGGGTGGATGCCAATGGTAAGGTGGAGACCTTCGATACTATGTTCCCCGATAAACTGCCTGCGGATGCCAGTCCTGTCATCAAGGATTTCTTTGGCTACTATGTAGGCCGCGCCTTCCATCCGCGCGCCATCAACTCCAACAAGCTGGCCTGGGATTCGGTAACCCCGTATGGCTTCTTTGACTTCAAGCTTATGAGCAATATTGATGAGTTGGGTAAGACGCCGGTCATGCTGATTACCGGGGACAAGGCGCATTCCAAGTATTTCTCCGATAATGTCTATGCCGCCATCAAAGGGGAGAAGGAAGAAATCGTCGTTCCTGGTGCTACCCATGTAGACCTTTATGACCAGATGGATAAGATTCCGTTTGACAAGCTGTTTGCCTTCTTTGATAAGAACCTGAAGTAAAAAGCAAGAAATGCCGCCCTGCGAAATCGTGCAAGAATTTGCTGGGCGGCATTTGTATTATATGGCTTGACTTTGAGTATACTCCAAGTGATAGAGTAAAAGAGGATAATGTGTATGGAGGAGAGAATATGAGCAAAAATGTAGTGATCATTTCCACGAGCCTGAGAAAGAACAGCAATTCTGAGGCATTGGCCAAGGCTTTTGCTGAAGGTGCCAGGGAGGCAGGACACGAGGTGGAGCAGATTACCCTGCGGGATAAGACTATAAATTTCTGCAAAGGCTGTCTGGCCTGCCAAAAGACCATGCAGTGTGTGATAAACGACGATGCCAATGCAATCACGGCTAAAATCGGTCAGGCGGATGTGGTTGTTCTGGCAACGCCGGTCTATTATTATGGTATGTGTGGCCAGTTAAAGACCTTGCTGGACCGGGCAAATCCGTTGTTCCCCTCGGATTATCATTTCCGTGAAGTTTATCTGCTGGCTACGGCGGCAGAGGATGAAGCAGATACCGTAGCCGGAACCCGCGTCGGCGTGCAGGGCTGGGTAGACTGCTTTGACAAGGCCGAATTGAAGGAGACGCTTTTTTGTGGCGGTGTGACGGACACAGGTGATATTGCTGGCAATGCCGCATTGGAAAAAGCCCGACAGGCTGGCAAGAATATTTGAAGTCTGCAAAATAATGTCTTGCAGCTGTATTTGCATAAGGAGAGAGGGCAATGCCAAATCGGAAAATCATAAGTGTGGTCATGCTGTCGGTGATGCTGCTGCTATCCGGCTGTACAGGTGCGCAGGAGACTGCTGCGGATACTGGCAGTAAGGTGCAGGAGGCCGTCCCACAGGAAAATAAATCCGTGGCAGAACCTAAGAAGGAGCAGGCGATGAAACTCATCATTGATGATAAAGTTGTTCCCGTTACCTGGGAACAGAATGCTTCTACGGCGGCGTTGCAGAAACTTTTGCCGTTGACCATCAAAATGTCACCTTATGGCGGCTTTGAGCAGGTGGGTTCTATTGGTCATAGTATTGACAGTGCAGATGAGCAGATGACCACGCAATATGGTGATATCGTCCTCTATGCGGGGAATAAGCTGGTTATTTTCTATGGTTCCAATTCGTGGGCTTATACGCGGCTGGGACATATTGACATGTCAAAACAGGAATTGACTGCTTTATTAAACCGCGATGGCGTAACGGTGCAGCTCGCGCCCCAGTGAAAAAGGATAGGATTTTTAACAGAAAGGTAAGGAAAATGGAGGAATATAGAGAACAAACATTTGATGAAGAACGGGCACTGTATGGCAAGACCGGGGTGAAGCTCATTGATTGCCGTTTTGACGGCCCTGCAGATGGGGAAAGTGCGCTCAAGGAAAGCCGCGATATTGAGGTGCAGGATTGTTTTTTCAATCTGCGCTATCCCTTCTGGCATGATGAGTCTGTGCAGATAAAAAAATCTGAACTCACGGAGCTTTGTCGCGCGGCCTTGTGGTATGCAACGGATATTCATATTGCCGATACGAAACTGCATGGCATTAAGGCCCTGCGGGAATGCGCCGATGTGACCATAGAAAACTCGGATGTGATTTCGCCGGAATTTGGCTGGTCGGTCAAAAATATCCGTATGAAAAATACCAGCGTGCAAAGCGAATATTTTATGTTGCGCAGCGAACAGCTGCATTTTGACCATGTGACTTTGCAGGGGAAATATTCATTCCAGTATATTGAGGACGCAGAATTTACCGACTGTGAGCTGAACACCAAAGACGCTTTTTGGCATGCCAAAAATGTGACGGTCCGCAACAGCGTGATTCGCGGGGAATATCTGGCCTGGTATTCGGAAAATCTGACGTTGGAGAATTGCACCATCATTGGCACGCAGCCCTTTTGCTATTGCAAGGGGCTGAAACTCATCAACTGCCGCATGGTGGATACGGATTTGGCCTTTGAAAAATCGGAGGTTGAAGCAGAGGTCACGACCGTGGTGGACAGCATCAAAAATCCAAAATCCGGCACAATCAAGGTGGCAGGCGTTAAGGAAATCATCATGGATGATTCATCTGCCCAGGGGCGCATTATTGTGGTCGAAGAAAGTAACTGTGCTTGATAATTGATGACGAAGATTGACAAGGTTGTTTTTTTGTTCTATGCTATTAAACAGAATATAGGTTGACACCTGTTGCCGCCGGGTAATGGGAAAAGCGTCATTTTCTTATCGTTAGGTCTTGGCAGATAAGAAGGTGGCGCTGTTTTTGTAGGAGGGAAATTATGTTTCGGAAGATGAGGAGATTCAAGCAGCAACTGGCAGAGGAAGAATGCAGGGAGGTGCTGAGAGAAACGAAAAGGGGTGTGCTGTCCATGCTGGGTGACGACGGCTATCCCTATGGCATCCCCATGAATCATTGGTACTCAGAGGAGGACGGTATCCTTTATTTCCATAGTGCCAAGGAAGGGCACCGGATGGATGCCATAAGGGCCTATGACAAGGTGAGCTATTGTGCTTACGATGAAGGCTGGCAAAAGCCCGGTGAATGGGCGCTCAATATCCGTAGTGTAGTTGTCTTTGGCCGGATGCAGCTGGTGACGGATGAGGAAAAAATTCGCCAAATCTGTAGCTTGCTGGTGCGCAAATTTACGGATGACGAAGCGTACTTGGAACAGGAATTGAAACACGCCTTGCCCCGCGTGCAATGTCTGGCGCTGCTTCCCGAGCATATGACCGGGAAGTTGGTCAATGAATCGTAAGGAGCCTGTCGTATGGACAATAAGGAACGCCCGAAAAATATTATCGTCAGGGGGGCCCGCGTGCATAATCTGAAAAATATCGATGTGGATATCCCCTTGGGCAAACTCGTGGCCATTGCCGGTGTGTCCGGTTCGGGAAAATCGTCGTTGGCGTTGGGAATCTTGTACGCGGAGGGTTCACGCCGTTATCTGGAGGCGCTGTCTACCTATACGCGCCGCCGTATCACGCAGGCCGGCAAAGCCGATGTGGAGGAAATCCGTCATGTACCAGCGGCGCTGGCTCTTCATCAGCGCCCGGGCATTCCCGGAGTGCGCAGTACCTTTGGTACGGCTTCGGAACTCTTGAACAGCCTGCGGCTGTTGTTTTCCCGTCTGGGCAGCCATACCTGTCCCAATGGACATCTTTGTCCGCCCAATATGGATGTGGCACTGATGCTGCCTACGAAATGCCCAGTCTGCGGCGAGGAGTTTTACGGCCCCGGAGCGGAGGCCATGGCATTTAATTCAGAAGGCGCCTGCCCGCATTGCTCCGGGACAGGGATTGTGCGTACGGTTGATGAAGCCAGCCTCGTGCCGGACGAAAGCCTGTCCATTGCAGAGGGGGCGGTGGCGCCGTGGCAGACGCTTATGTGGTCGTTGATGAAGGATATTGCCAAGGAAATGGGCGTGCGGATTGATGTGCCCTTCCGCGATTTGACGCCGGAAGAAAAGGATATCGTCTTTCATGGCCCGGCGGAGAAGAAGCATATCCTCTATGTCAATGAAAAGACCAATGTGGCTGCGGAAATGGATTTTACTTATTACAATGCGATTTATACGGTAGAAAATGCGTTGGCGAAGGTCAAGGATGAAAAGGGCATGAAGCGGGTCGAAAAATTCCTGCATGAGGCCGCCTGTCCGGAATGTCAGGGAACGCGGCTCTCGGCGAAGGTGCGCTCGACCAGACTGGCCGGGAAAAATTTGGCTGAGGCCACGGCCATGACATTGGATGAACTGATTCCCTGGGTTAAGGCTGTGCCGAATACACTGCCGCAGGAAATGCGCCCCATGGCTGCAAGTATCATTGAATCGTTTTTGGATAACGCCCGCAGGCTGAAGGAACTCGGTCTGGGGTATTTATCCCTTGACCGTGCCAGCAGCACCTTGTCAACTGGTGAGCGTCAGCGCGTGCAGCTGGCCAGAGCTGTGCGCAATGAAACCACAGGGGTACTTTACGTACTCGATGAGCCGAGTATCGGCCTGCATCCCGCCAATATTGAAGGGCTCTTGGATGTGATTGACAGCTTGCTGCGTGATGGCAACTCCGTGGTTTTGGTGGACCATGATGTGCATGTGCTCCAGCATGCCGATTATATGATTGAACTGGGGCCTTTGGCGGGCAGCGAGGGCGGTAATCTGCTGTTTGCCGGGGATATGCAGGCGGCTGCGAAAAGCAAAGTCTCCAAGATTGCCCCCTTTATGCGCGGCGGAGCAAATGGCAGCTTGCGGGAACGTGCGCCCTGGGAAGAGATGTTTGATTTGGGAACGATTCATTTGGAAACGAATCCGCTGCATACGGTAAAGCCCTTGCAGGCAGATATTCCCAAGGGGCGGCTGACGGTGGTTACCGGCGTATCCGGTTCCGGCAAGACCACCATGGTGCTCGAATGTCTGCTGCCGGCGCTTTCAGCTAGCTCTGAAGACCGCAAACTGCCGCCGCAGGTCAAAGCTATAAGCGCTGAAGGTATACGCCGAGCCAATCTGATTGACGCTTCGCCCATCGGCATCAACATCCGTTCCACGGTAGCGACATACAGCGGAGTGCTCGATGAATTGCGCAAGCTCTACGCGGGCACGGCTTTGGCCAAAGAGAAAAAATGGAAGGCGGGCGCTTTTTCCTATAATACGGGCAAGCTGCGCTGCCCAACCTGTGATGGCACGGGGCAGATTTCTCTCGATGTGCAGTTCCTGCCCGATGTGACAATCACCTGTCCGGATTGCAACGGGCAGCGTTATAGCGACGCGGTCAAAGAAATCCTTTGGCAGGCAGAAGGTGCAGAGCATGGCTATACTTTGCCGGAAATCCTCTCCCTGACCGTAAAGGAGGCGCTGCCGCTCTTTGCCAAGCAGAAAAAGATTTATGGGAAACTTTCGACTTTGAACGACTTAGGCCTGGGGTATCTGACGCTGGGCGAAGATACGCCTGCCCTCTCCGGCGGCGAAGCCCAGCGTTTGAAACTAGCCAGTGAGATGGGAAAGACAAAGGCCGATTCTGTCTTTATATTTGACGAGCCGACCATTGGCCTGCATCCCTTGGATGTGCAGGTGCTTCTGCAGGTCTTTGACCGCTTGGTGGCAGCCGGAGCAACTGTAATTGTCATCGAGCATGATTTGGATGTAATCGTCAATGCGGATTACATTATCGATATGGGGCCGGAAGGCGGTGCCAAGGGCGGCCGTATCGTAGCCTGCGGCACGCCGGAAATGGCAGCCGTAAGCAAGGAGAGCATTACGGGAAAATATATCGCACGCGAAATGAAAAATTAGCATGAAATAAATAATCCCCCATCCGCATGAAAAATGCAGGATGGGGGATTATTTTGCTTTGTTGGAGTTAGAGTCATTAATACATTACAGACTGTCCGTCCTTTGGCATATCATAATTGGTTACATTACGATCGGCCAGTCTGCCTTTGAGCGTATGGCGGGTAAGTGCGGCATGGGCCACATTATCCAGATGTGTCAGATACAGTCTGGCGTTAGGCATAGTCTTGGCAACGCAGTGGACATCTTCAGCATCCATGATGAGGCGCCCATTTTCCACCGTCTCGGCGGCACAGCAGTTGAGTGCCACGATTTCCGGCTGCCAGCGTTTCAATGTGTCGGCTACTGCGGGATACCAGACCGTATCCCCGGCCAGATAAAAGATTTTTTCAGCGGCGCTTTCAAACATCACACCCATGGCATCACCACAGGGATTTACCGTGCCATGGAGGGCCGGTACCTTGGTCAGCTTTGCCGGACCAAACAGCATGCCGGTTTCGGACAGTACGGTTACATCGTGGAAGCCAGATTTTTGGAATATAGCGGCATCTGCTTCATTTTGGCAGATTACAGGCACATTCTTGTCCAAAGGTGCGCCCACAGTACCATCCATAGACATATCGATGTGGTCGGGATGGATATGCGTTACCAGATAATAGTCGACGCCAGCGAGGATTTCTTCCATCGGCATGGGCAGGTCATAGAAGGGCATGGGCAAATGCTCCTTCATTTCATCCGGCACATGATAAGGTCTGCCGGGAACATCGACAAAGGAAAACTGGTGCTTGGGCATCAGCCACGGGTCAATCAGGAACGTTTTGTCGGCATATTCAAGGCGGTTAGTGGCATTGCGGATTTGCGTCAGTTTCATGGTCATGTCTCCTTTTCGTAGCTTCTAAATTGCGTCAGCTAGGTTATGCTTCTAGTATAATGCCCATACCGAAGTACAACAAGCAAAGAGATTCTCTTTTGACGCAACTAAAAGGTTGCTATAAAATAAAGAGGAGGGGGGATTGGATGAATCAGAAACAAATGGAATATTTTCTCGAAGTTTATCGGCAGGGCAATATGCAAAGTGCTGCTGATAAGCTATACGTGTCGCGGCAGGGCGTCAGCAAGATGCTTAGGACTTTGGAGGAAGAACTGGGGCAACTGCTCTTTATCCGCAATCCGCATGGCCTTGTTCCGACTGATTATGCCAATGCACTTTTACCGCATGTGCAGCGGCTGCTGGCAGAATATCGGAGCATTGCAAGCATGAGCACATTGGCCTCCCAATCCAAAAGTGTGGTGACGATTTACGCACTGGACCATATCATGGCTTACTTGGGGGCAGAATTTCTTTGGGATTTTCACCAGGCATGTCCGGATATTATTCTCAGCACCGTGGATACGACAGATGATGCAGCTTTGAAGGGCGTTTTGGAAAAGCAATGCAACTTTGCCATCGTAACAGGAGAAGCTGACCAAAATCGTTTCGCAGCTGAATCACTGTTCTTTTCCCGATACTGTGCGCGGCTGCATCGCCAGCATCCGCTGGCCGGTAAAGAAACCATTGCCTATGCAGATTTGGAAGGTGCGCGCATTGTCAGCAAGGGGCGGGCTTATCAATGCTTTCGGCATAATATCGATAAGTATATCCTGCTGCCGGGTTTGCAGGTAGACCTGGTCGCTGAAACGGCCGATGAAATGCTCATCACCGACCTGATTCTCCGGCATCAGGCGATAAACTTAGGCTATGACTACGCTGCCGTGTTGAATCATCATCCGGATATCGTTGTAAAACCTTTGGACACGGGCGATGACCTGGGGCAGTTCGTATATCTTGTCTGGGACAAGACAACAATCCTCACGAAAGCCAGCCAAAAATTTCGCGCCTTTCTGCTCGCTTGGCTGCCTAAAAATGGCAAAGAAAAAGTTATCTGGCCACTTTGATATATTCCGCGATAATTTATGGTGTACCATTCATATGTTCAGGAGCGTCGGCAAATTTACGACGGACGAAGTCGATAAGACAGCGTTCGTCCGCGTAGATTTGCCGGCCCTTTTTGGTGACGATAAATCCTTTTTGAGCAAGTCCCTCAATGGGAATGGCGATAAGATTACTATCCTGCAAAATGCCATTGCCCGTCAGAATCGACAGGGCAATGCCCTGTTGGACGATATTCCAGACGCTCGAAAGGTTGGGGGAATAATGGAGAATCTGTGGCTGGAGCTTTTGCCGGTCAAATTCAGCCAGCACGCGTTTGGTCAGGATAAATTTACGACTGAGCAGCACCAGGGGATAGGCGGCCGCTTTAGTAACATTTTCCTGACGGCAAACTTCGGCGAAGTATTGTATTTGCTGGATATTCATGGCAGTACCTTCCTTTCTGATAGTTCCATCATAGTGAAATCAATCGGTTTTTTCAATAGATAAATCGATTATAAGTGTTTTTTATTTGGGGCGGAATACGCTATGATGAAGATAGAAAAAAACAGTGTGAAGCGGGAGGTAATGACGATGAAAAAGGCAATGAAGATTCTGGCGGAAAAGATGATGGCAAGAACGCATAAGGCAGTAAAAATTTATCAACTCGAATTGCGGAAAAAGCAGGACATGACTCCGGCGCAGTGGAATATGCTCTATGGGAAATATCTGCTGGATATGGACGAAGTGAT includes these proteins:
- a CDS encoding excinuclease ABC subunit UvrA gives rise to the protein MDNKERPKNIIVRGARVHNLKNIDVDIPLGKLVAIAGVSGSGKSSLALGILYAEGSRRYLEALSTYTRRRITQAGKADVEEIRHVPAALALHQRPGIPGVRSTFGTASELLNSLRLLFSRLGSHTCPNGHLCPPNMDVALMLPTKCPVCGEEFYGPGAEAMAFNSEGACPHCSGTGIVRTVDEASLVPDESLSIAEGAVAPWQTLMWSLMKDIAKEMGVRIDVPFRDLTPEEKDIVFHGPAEKKHILYVNEKTNVAAEMDFTYYNAIYTVENALAKVKDEKGMKRVEKFLHEAACPECQGTRLSAKVRSTRLAGKNLAEATAMTLDELIPWVKAVPNTLPQEMRPMAASIIESFLDNARRLKELGLGYLSLDRASSTLSTGERQRVQLARAVRNETTGVLYVLDEPSIGLHPANIEGLLDVIDSLLRDGNSVVLVDHDVHVLQHADYMIELGPLAGSEGGNLLFAGDMQAAAKSKVSKIAPFMRGGANGSLRERAPWEEMFDLGTIHLETNPLHTVKPLQADIPKGRLTVVTGVSGSGKTTMVLECLLPALSASSEDRKLPPQVKAISAEGIRRANLIDASPIGINIRSTVATYSGVLDELRKLYAGTALAKEKKWKAGAFSYNTGKLRCPTCDGTGQISLDVQFLPDVTITCPDCNGQRYSDAVKEILWQAEGAEHGYTLPEILSLTVKEALPLFAKQKKIYGKLSTLNDLGLGYLTLGEDTPALSGGEAQRLKLASEMGKTKADSVFIFDEPTIGLHPLDVQVLLQVFDRLVAAGATVIVIEHDLDVIVNADYIIDMGPEGGAKGGRIVACGTPEMAAVSKESITGKYIAREMKN
- a CDS encoding flavodoxin family protein, whose product is MSKNVVIISTSLRKNSNSEALAKAFAEGAREAGHEVEQITLRDKTINFCKGCLACQKTMQCVINDDANAITAKIGQADVVVLATPVYYYGMCGQLKTLLDRANPLFPSDYHFREVYLLATAAEDEADTVAGTRVGVQGWVDCFDKAELKETLFCGGVTDTGDIAGNAALEKARQAGKNI
- a CDS encoding DUF3737 family protein, yielding MEEYREQTFDEERALYGKTGVKLIDCRFDGPADGESALKESRDIEVQDCFFNLRYPFWHDESVQIKKSELTELCRAALWYATDIHIADTKLHGIKALRECADVTIENSDVISPEFGWSVKNIRMKNTSVQSEYFMLRSEQLHFDHVTLQGKYSFQYIEDAEFTDCELNTKDAFWHAKNVTVRNSVIRGEYLAWYSENLTLENCTIIGTQPFCYCKGLKLINCRMVDTDLAFEKSEVEAEVTTVVDSIKNPKSGTIKVAGVKEIIMDDSSAQGRIIVVEESNCA
- a CDS encoding MBL fold metallo-hydrolase, with amino-acid sequence MKLTQIRNATNRLEYADKTFLIDPWLMPKHQFSFVDVPGRPYHVPDEMKEHLPMPFYDLPMPMEEILAGVDYYLVTHIHPDHIDMSMDGTVGAPLDKNVPVICQNEADAAIFQKSGFHDVTVLSETGMLFGPAKLTKVPALHGTVNPCGDAMGVMFESAAEKIFYLAGDTVWYPAVADTLKRWQPEIVALNCCAAETVENGRLIMDAEDVHCVAKTMPNARLYLTHLDNVAHAALTRHTLKGRLADRNVTNYDMPKDGQSVMY
- a CDS encoding alpha/beta hydrolase — encoded protein: MMKKIGKNKKMVLAALVAGVMSFGLMGSEVTMAATPVKALAAASQMQRSSISELNNDTRVFKIDKSIEAKNVKFENRFGFEVAGHMYLPKDFDASRKYKAVVITGPFGAVKEQSSGLYAQEFAKHGYVAVAFDPSTTGESSGSRRNMGSPEIFTEDYHAAVDFVSNLKFVNPDQVGAMGICGLSGMAITAAGSDSRIKAVATSAMYDMSESISDHYNGAYYTPEQRELVKQHLAKMRDEEAKTGKAIRGAHELGVDANGKVETFDTMFPDKLPADASPVIKDFFGYYVGRAFHPRAINSNKLAWDSVTPYGFFDFKLMSNIDELGKTPVMLITGDKAHSKYFSDNVYAAIKGEKEEIVVPGATHVDLYDQMDKIPFDKLFAFFDKNLK
- a CDS encoding LysR family transcriptional regulator substrate-binding protein; this translates as MNIQQIQYFAEVCRQENVTKAAAYPLVLLSRKFILTKRVLAEFDRQKLQPQILHYSPNLSSVWNIVQQGIALSILTGNGILQDSNLIAIPIEGLAQKGFIVTKKGRQIYADERCLIDFVRRKFADAPEHMNGTP
- a CDS encoding pyridoxamine 5'-phosphate oxidase family protein, translating into MFRKMRRFKQQLAEEECREVLRETKRGVLSMLGDDGYPYGIPMNHWYSEEDGILYFHSAKEGHRMDAIRAYDKVSYCAYDEGWQKPGEWALNIRSVVVFGRMQLVTDEEKIRQICSLLVRKFTDDEAYLEQELKHALPRVQCLALLPEHMTGKLVNES
- a CDS encoding LysR family transcriptional regulator; this translates as MNQKQMEYFLEVYRQGNMQSAADKLYVSRQGVSKMLRTLEEELGQLLFIRNPHGLVPTDYANALLPHVQRLLAEYRSIASMSTLASQSKSVVTIYALDHIMAYLGAEFLWDFHQACPDIILSTVDTTDDAALKGVLEKQCNFAIVTGEADQNRFAAESLFFSRYCARLHRQHPLAGKETIAYADLEGARIVSKGRAYQCFRHNIDKYILLPGLQVDLVAETADEMLITDLILRHQAINLGYDYAAVLNHHPDIVVKPLDTGDDLGQFVYLVWDKTTILTKASQKFRAFLLAWLPKNGKEKVIWPL
- a CDS encoding cyclophilin-like fold protein: MPNRKIISVVMLSVMLLLSGCTGAQETAADTGSKVQEAVPQENKSVAEPKKEQAMKLIIDDKVVPVTWEQNASTAALQKLLPLTIKMSPYGGFEQVGSIGHSIDSADEQMTTQYGDIVLYAGNKLVIFYGSNSWAYTRLGHIDMSKQELTALLNRDGVTVQLAPQ